The following proteins come from a genomic window of Enterobacter chengduensis:
- the cirA gene encoding catecholate siderophore receptor CirA, translated as MFRLNPFVRGGLCASAMSLALPVIAAESGDTMVVTASATEQNLKDAPASISVITQEDLQRKPVQNLKDVLRDVPGVQLTSEGDNRKGVSIRGLDSSYTLILIDGKRVNSRNAVFRHNDFDLSWVPVDAIERIEVVRGPMSSLYGSDALGGVVNIITKKIGQKWTGTLSADSTIQEHRDRGDTYNGQFYTSGPLVDGLLGLKAYGSLAKREKDGQQKSSTTASGETPRIEGFTSRDANVEFAWTPSENHDFTAGYGFDRQDRDSDSLDKNRLERQNYSLSHNGRWGVGNSELKVYGEKVDNKNPGNSNPITSESNAVDGKYVLPLGEINQMMTFGGEWRHDKLKDPVNLTGGSGSSTSTSQYALFLEDEWRIFEPLALTTGIRMDDHDTYGDHWSPRAYLVYNATDTVTVKGGWATAFKAPSLLQLSPDWITGSCRGACEIVGNPDLKPETSESFEFGLYYSGEEGWLEGVQASITTFQNNVDDRISISRTANVNQAQSYPNYVGLNADGEPIFRYYNVNKARIRGVETELKFPLADDWKVTLNYTYNDGRDISNGGNKPLSDLPFHTANGTVDWKATQDWSFYVQGNYTGEKRALTSSAPTPGGYVIWNTGAAWQATKSVKLRAGVQNLLDKDLSRDDYSYTEDGRRYFVGVDYQF; from the coding sequence ATGTTTAGGTTGAATCCCTTCGTCAGGGGAGGACTTTGCGCGTCCGCAATGTCCCTGGCCCTGCCTGTTATCGCAGCGGAATCCGGCGACACAATGGTTGTCACGGCCTCCGCGACCGAGCAAAACCTGAAAGACGCGCCGGCAAGCATCAGCGTAATTACCCAGGAAGATTTGCAGCGCAAACCCGTTCAGAACCTGAAAGATGTGTTACGGGATGTGCCGGGCGTACAGCTCACCAGCGAAGGGGACAACCGTAAAGGGGTAAGCATTCGCGGCCTGGACAGCAGCTATACGCTGATCCTGATCGACGGCAAGCGCGTCAATTCCCGTAACGCGGTATTCCGCCATAATGATTTCGACCTCAGCTGGGTGCCGGTTGACGCCATTGAACGCATCGAAGTGGTGCGCGGCCCGATGTCCTCGCTATACGGCTCCGATGCGCTGGGCGGCGTGGTGAACATCATCACCAAAAAAATCGGCCAGAAATGGACGGGCACCCTGAGCGCCGATTCCACCATTCAGGAGCATCGCGATCGTGGAGACACCTACAACGGTCAGTTCTATACCAGCGGCCCGCTGGTGGACGGCCTGCTGGGGCTGAAAGCCTACGGTAGCCTCGCAAAGCGTGAGAAAGACGGCCAGCAGAAGTCCTCTACCACGGCGAGCGGTGAAACCCCGCGCATTGAGGGCTTTACCAGCCGCGATGCCAACGTGGAGTTCGCGTGGACGCCGTCTGAAAATCACGACTTTACGGCGGGCTACGGTTTTGACCGTCAGGATCGCGACTCGGATTCCCTCGACAAAAACCGCCTCGAGCGTCAGAACTACTCTCTCAGCCACAACGGCCGCTGGGGTGTGGGCAACAGCGAGCTGAAGGTTTACGGCGAGAAGGTCGATAACAAAAACCCGGGCAACAGCAATCCGATCACCTCCGAGAGCAACGCGGTGGACGGGAAATACGTGCTGCCGCTGGGCGAAATCAACCAGATGATGACCTTCGGCGGCGAATGGCGTCACGATAAGCTGAAAGATCCGGTCAACCTGACGGGCGGCTCCGGCAGCAGTACGTCGACAAGCCAGTACGCGCTGTTCCTTGAGGATGAGTGGCGCATCTTTGAACCTCTGGCGCTGACCACCGGCATCCGTATGGACGACCATGATACCTACGGCGACCACTGGAGCCCGCGCGCCTATCTGGTCTACAACGCGACGGATACCGTCACGGTGAAGGGGGGCTGGGCTACGGCGTTTAAAGCCCCGTCACTGCTCCAGCTGAGCCCGGACTGGATCACCGGCTCGTGCCGCGGTGCCTGTGAGATTGTGGGTAACCCGGACCTGAAGCCGGAAACCAGCGAGAGCTTTGAATTCGGTCTTTACTACAGCGGGGAAGAGGGCTGGCTAGAGGGCGTACAGGCCAGTATCACCACCTTCCAGAATAATGTTGATGACCGCATCAGCATTAGCCGTACGGCGAACGTGAACCAGGCGCAGAGTTACCCTAACTACGTTGGCCTGAACGCGGACGGCGAGCCGATTTTCCGCTACTACAACGTTAACAAGGCGCGGATCCGCGGGGTGGAGACCGAGCTGAAATTCCCGCTGGCGGACGACTGGAAGGTGACCCTGAACTACACCTACAACGACGGTCGTGATATCAGCAACGGCGGCAACAAGCCGCTGTCCGATCTGCCGTTCCATACCGCCAACGGAACCGTTGACTGGAAGGCGACCCAGGACTGGTCGTTCTATGTTCAGGGCAACTACACCGGTGAGAAACGCGCGCTGACCAGCAGTGCACCAACGCCGGGTGGCTACGTCATCTGGAATACCGGTGCCGCGTGGCAGGCGACGAAAAGCGTGAAGCTGCGCGCGGGCGTGCAGAACCTGCTGGACAAAGATCTGAGTCGGGACGATTACAGCTATACGGAAGATGGCCGTCGCTACTTTGTGGGCGTGGATTATCAGTTCTGA
- a CDS encoding amino acid permease — protein sequence MVSEIKTTEAPTLRRELKARHLTMIAIGGSIGTGLFVASGATISAAGPGGALFSYILIGLMVYFLMTSLGELAAYMPVSGSFSTYGQKYVEEGFGFALGWNYWYNWAVTIAVDLVAAQLVMNWWFPDTPGWIWSALFLAVIFLLNYISVRGFGEAEYWFSLIKVATVIIFIVVGVAMIVGIFKGAEPAGWSNWTIGDAPFAGGLSAMIGVAMIVGFSFQGTELIGIAAGESENPEKNIPRAVRQVFWRILLFYVFAILIISLIIPYTDPSLLRNDVKDISVSPFTLVFQHAGLLSAAAVMNAVILTAVLSAGNSGMYASTRMLYTLACDGKAPRIFAKLSRGGVPRNALYATTVIAGLCFLTSMFGNQTVYLWLLNTSGMTGFIAWLGIAISHYRFRRGYVKQGYDVNQLPYRSGFFPLGPIFAFILCLIITLGQNYEAFLADTIDWGAVTATYIGIPLFLVIWFGYKLTKGTHFVRYSEMEFPERFKK from the coding sequence ATGGTTTCAGAAATTAAAACCACAGAAGCGCCCACGCTACGTCGTGAACTCAAGGCGCGTCACCTGACGATGATCGCCATTGGCGGCTCAATCGGTACAGGTCTTTTCGTTGCCTCTGGCGCAACGATTTCGGCAGCCGGCCCGGGTGGGGCATTATTCTCTTATATTCTGATTGGCCTGATGGTGTACTTCCTGATGACCAGCCTCGGCGAACTGGCCGCGTATATGCCGGTATCCGGTTCGTTCTCGACCTACGGGCAAAAATACGTTGAGGAAGGCTTTGGCTTCGCGCTGGGCTGGAACTACTGGTACAACTGGGCGGTCACTATCGCCGTTGACCTCGTCGCCGCGCAGCTGGTGATGAACTGGTGGTTCCCGGATACGCCGGGCTGGATCTGGAGCGCCCTGTTCCTCGCCGTCATCTTCCTGCTGAACTACATCTCCGTGCGCGGTTTCGGCGAAGCGGAATACTGGTTCTCTTTGATCAAAGTGGCAACCGTCATCATCTTTATCGTCGTCGGTGTGGCGATGATCGTTGGTATTTTCAAAGGCGCAGAACCTGCGGGCTGGAGCAACTGGACAATAGGCGATGCGCCGTTTGCCGGCGGACTGTCGGCCATGATTGGCGTGGCGATGATTGTCGGCTTCTCCTTCCAGGGGACCGAGCTGATCGGTATCGCCGCCGGTGAGTCAGAGAACCCGGAGAAAAACATTCCGCGCGCGGTTCGTCAGGTCTTCTGGCGTATCCTGCTGTTCTATGTATTTGCGATCCTGATTATCAGCCTGATCATTCCGTATACCGATCCAAGCCTGCTGCGTAATGACGTTAAAGACATTAGCGTCAGCCCGTTCACGCTGGTCTTCCAGCACGCCGGTCTGCTTTCTGCCGCGGCAGTGATGAACGCCGTTATCCTGACCGCCGTCCTGTCAGCCGGTAACTCCGGGATGTACGCCTCTACCCGTATGCTCTACACGCTGGCCTGCGACGGTAAAGCGCCGCGTATTTTCGCGAAGCTGTCCCGCGGCGGCGTACCGCGTAACGCGCTGTACGCTACAACGGTGATTGCCGGTCTGTGCTTCCTGACCTCCATGTTTGGCAACCAGACGGTATACCTGTGGCTGCTGAACACCTCCGGGATGACGGGCTTTATCGCCTGGCTGGGGATTGCCATTAGCCACTATCGTTTCCGCCGTGGCTACGTCAAACAGGGTTATGACGTTAATCAGCTGCCGTATCGCTCAGGGTTCTTCCCGCTGGGTCCCATTTTCGCCTTCATTCTGTGCCTGATTATTACGCTGGGACAGAACTATGAAGCGTTCCTGGCGGACACCATTGACTGGGGCGCCGTCACGGCGACCTACATTGGTATTCCGCTGTTCCTCGTCATCTGGTTTGGTTACAAGCTGACGAAAGGAACACACTTCGTTCGCTACAGTGAAATGGAATTCCCGGAACGATTTAAAAAATAA
- the yieE gene encoding DNA-binding transcriptional regulator YeiE translates to MHITLRQLEVFAEVLKSGSTTQASQMLALSQSAVSAALTDLEGQLGVQLFDRVGKRLVVNEHGRLLYPRALALLEQAIEIEQLFREDNGAIRVYASSTIGNYILPEVIARYRRDFPTLPLEMSVGNSQDVINAVIDFRVDIGLIEGPCHNVDIIAEPWLEDELVVFASPASSLLQGEVTLERLAQAQWILREQGSGTREIVDYLLLSHLPHFQLGMELGNSEAIKHAVRHGLGISCLSRRVIAEQLETGSLVEIPVPLPKLVRTLWCIHHRQKHLSSSLQRFLRYCAI, encoded by the coding sequence ATGCACATTACCTTGCGTCAGCTGGAAGTGTTTGCCGAGGTGCTGAAAAGCGGCTCGACGACCCAGGCGTCACAAATGCTGGCGCTCTCTCAGTCCGCGGTCAGCGCGGCGTTGACCGATCTTGAAGGACAGCTGGGCGTCCAGCTTTTCGACAGGGTAGGGAAGCGTCTGGTGGTCAACGAGCACGGCCGTCTTCTTTATCCACGCGCGCTGGCGCTGCTGGAGCAGGCTATCGAAATCGAACAGCTGTTCCGTGAAGACAACGGCGCGATACGCGTATACGCCAGCAGCACCATCGGAAACTATATCCTGCCGGAGGTGATTGCCCGCTACCGCCGGGATTTCCCGACGCTTCCGCTCGAGATGAGCGTGGGCAATAGCCAGGACGTGATCAACGCGGTGATCGATTTCCGCGTGGATATCGGTCTTATTGAAGGCCCGTGCCACAATGTCGATATCATTGCCGAGCCCTGGCTGGAAGATGAGCTGGTGGTGTTTGCCTCCCCGGCCTCGTCGCTACTGCAGGGCGAGGTGACGCTGGAGCGCCTGGCGCAGGCGCAGTGGATCCTGCGCGAACAGGGCTCCGGCACGCGTGAAATAGTCGATTACCTGCTGCTGTCTCATCTGCCGCATTTCCAGTTAGGAATGGAGCTGGGGAACTCGGAGGCCATCAAGCACGCGGTGCGCCACGGTCTGGGGATCAGCTGTCTTTCCCGGCGGGTGATTGCCGAACAGCTTGAGACCGGATCGCTGGTTGAGATCCCGGTTCCATTGCCGAAGCTTGTGCGCACGCTGTGGTGTATTCACCATCGTCAGAAACACCTTTCCAGCTCGCTGCAGCGTTTTCTGCGCTACTGCGCCATTTAA
- a CDS encoding YeiH family protein has translation MSEITLQHHRTVWHFVPGLALSAVVTGVALWGGSIPAVAGAGFSALTLAILLGMVVGNTVYPHIWKSCDGGVIFAKQHLLRLGIILYGFRLTFSQIADVGVSGIAIDVLTLTSTFLLACFIGQKVFGLDKQTSWLIGAGSSICGAAAVLATEPVVKAEASKVTVAVATVVIFGTLAIFLYPALYPLVAHWFSPETYGIYIGSTMHEVAQVVAAGHAINPEAENAAVIAKMLRVMMLAPFLIFLAARVKQLAPANSNQKSKITIPWFAILFIVVAIFNSFHLLPQAVVDMLVTLDTVLLAMAMAALGVTTHVSALKKAGAKPLLMALVLFIWLIVGGGAINLAVHSLMA, from the coding sequence ATGTCAGAAATCACCTTACAACATCATCGTACAGTGTGGCACTTCGTGCCGGGTCTTGCGCTCAGCGCCGTCGTCACAGGTGTGGCCTTATGGGGCGGCAGTATACCGGCAGTGGCCGGTGCAGGGTTTAGTGCATTAACGCTGGCTATTTTGCTCGGCATGGTCGTGGGAAATACCGTTTATCCGCACATCTGGAAATCCTGCGACGGCGGCGTGATTTTTGCCAAACAGCACCTGCTGCGTCTCGGGATCATTCTTTACGGCTTCCGCCTCACCTTTTCGCAGATTGCGGACGTGGGCGTGAGCGGGATTGCCATTGACGTCCTGACCCTGACCAGCACCTTTTTGCTGGCCTGCTTTATCGGTCAGAAAGTCTTTGGACTGGATAAGCAAACCAGCTGGCTGATCGGCGCCGGGAGCAGCATCTGCGGCGCGGCGGCGGTGCTGGCAACGGAGCCCGTCGTTAAGGCCGAAGCCAGCAAGGTGACCGTGGCGGTGGCGACGGTCGTCATCTTCGGTACGCTGGCGATTTTCCTCTACCCGGCCTTGTATCCGCTGGTGGCCCACTGGTTTAGCCCGGAAACCTACGGCATCTATATCGGTTCGACGATGCACGAAGTGGCCCAGGTGGTGGCGGCAGGTCACGCCATTAACCCGGAAGCGGAAAACGCGGCGGTGATTGCCAAAATGCTGCGCGTAATGATGCTGGCGCCGTTCCTGATTTTCCTCGCGGCGCGGGTTAAGCAGCTGGCACCGGCAAACAGCAATCAGAAGAGTAAAATCACCATTCCGTGGTTTGCGATCCTGTTCATCGTGGTGGCAATTTTCAACTCCTTCCACCTGCTGCCGCAAGCGGTCGTGGATATGCTGGTGACGCTGGATACCGTGCTGCTGGCGATGGCCATGGCGGCGCTGGGGGTGACCACGCACGTCAGCGCGCTGAAAAAAGCCGGGGCGAAACCGCTGCTGATGGCGCTGGTGCTCTTCATCTGGCTGATTGTCGGGGGCGGCGCGATTAACCTCGCGGTCCATAGCCTGATGGCATAA
- the nfo gene encoding deoxyribonuclease IV translates to MKYVGAHVSAAGGLANAAIRAAEIEATAFALFTKNQRQWRAAPLTAEVIDDFKAACEKYRYGPGQILPHDSYLINLGHPVEEALEKSREAFLDEVQRCEQLGLTLLNFHPGSHLMQIDEDACLARIAESINITLDKTKGVTAVIENTAGQGSNLGFKFEHLAAIIDGVEDKSRVGVCIDTCHAFAAGYDLRTTEATKNTFDEFERIVGFQYLRGMHLNDAKSAFGSRVDRHHSLGEGNIGHDAFRFIMQDARFDGIPMVLETINPDIWAEEIAWLKAQQTAEQAA, encoded by the coding sequence ATGAAATATGTTGGAGCGCACGTCAGCGCTGCCGGTGGCCTCGCGAATGCCGCCATTCGCGCCGCCGAAATTGAGGCGACCGCTTTCGCCCTGTTCACCAAAAACCAGCGCCAGTGGCGCGCCGCACCGCTCACCGCTGAGGTGATTGATGATTTCAAAGCCGCCTGTGAGAAATACCGCTACGGGCCCGGCCAGATCCTTCCCCACGACAGCTACCTGATCAACCTCGGTCACCCGGTTGAAGAGGCGCTGGAAAAATCCCGCGAGGCGTTTCTTGATGAAGTGCAGCGCTGCGAACAGCTGGGGCTGACGCTGCTGAACTTCCATCCGGGTAGCCATCTGATGCAGATCGATGAAGACGCCTGCCTGGCGCGCATTGCCGAGTCCATCAACATTACCCTGGACAAGACCAAAGGCGTCACGGCGGTGATTGAGAATACCGCCGGTCAGGGCAGCAACCTCGGCTTTAAGTTCGAACATCTGGCGGCAATCATTGACGGCGTGGAGGATAAATCCCGCGTCGGCGTGTGTATTGATACCTGCCACGCGTTTGCGGCCGGCTATGACCTGCGCACAACCGAGGCGACGAAAAACACGTTTGATGAGTTCGAGCGCATTGTGGGCTTTCAGTACCTGCGCGGCATGCACTTAAACGATGCGAAAAGCGCCTTTGGCAGCCGCGTTGACCGCCACCACAGCCTGGGCGAAGGCAATATTGGCCACGATGCGTTTCGCTTCATCATGCAGGATGCTCGCTTCGACGGCATCCCGATGGTGCTGGAGACCATTAATCCCGACATCTGGGCAGAAGAGATCGCCTGGCTGAAGGCACAGCAAACCGCTGAACAGGCGGCATAA
- the fruA gene encoding PTS fructose transporter subunit IIBC: MKTLLIVDSGLGQARAYMAKTLLGAAAQKAHLEIIDNPVDAELAIVLGDKIPADSALNGKKVWLGDINRAVAHPELFLSEAKGHASVYSAPVATAQAAGPKRIVAVTACPTGVAHTFMAAEAIETEAKKRGWWVKVETRGSVGAGNAITPEEVAEADLVIVAADIEVDLAKFAGKPMYRTSTGLALKKTAQEFDKALAEAKPYQATGAAKTATEGKKESAGAYRHLLTGVSYMLPMVVAGGLCIALSFAFGITAFKEEGTLAAALMQIGGGSAFALMVPVLAGFIAFSIADRPGLTPGLIGGMLAVSTGSGFIGGIIAGFLAGYVAKLISSKLKLPQSMEALKPILIIPLISSLVVGLAMIYLIGKPVSGILAGLTHWLQTMGTANAVLLGAILGGMMCTDMGGPVNKAAYAFGVGLLSTQTYAPMAAIMAAGMVPPLALGLATIIARRKFDKAQQEGGKAALVLGLCFITEGAIPFAARDPMRVLPCCIVGGAVTGAISMAIGAKLMAPHGGLFVLLIPGAITPVLGYLLAIIAGTLVAGLSYAVLKRPEAEVVAKAA; this comes from the coding sequence ATGAAAACGCTGCTGATCGTTGACTCCGGTCTCGGACAGGCCCGCGCCTATATGGCGAAGACCTTGCTGGGCGCGGCGGCACAAAAAGCGCATCTGGAGATTATCGATAATCCAGTCGATGCAGAACTGGCCATTGTCCTGGGCGACAAAATCCCGGCTGACAGTGCGCTGAACGGCAAAAAAGTGTGGCTCGGCGATATTAATCGCGCGGTGGCCCATCCGGAACTGTTCCTGAGCGAAGCGAAAGGCCACGCGTCTGTCTACAGCGCGCCGGTCGCGACGGCTCAGGCCGCGGGTCCGAAACGCATTGTTGCGGTGACGGCCTGCCCGACGGGCGTGGCGCACACCTTTATGGCGGCTGAAGCCATTGAAACCGAAGCGAAAAAACGCGGCTGGTGGGTAAAAGTCGAAACCCGTGGCTCCGTGGGTGCCGGCAACGCTATCACCCCGGAAGAAGTGGCGGAAGCCGATCTGGTGATTGTGGCGGCGGATATCGAAGTGGATCTGGCGAAGTTTGCCGGTAAACCGATGTACCGCACCTCGACCGGCCTGGCGCTGAAAAAGACCGCGCAGGAGTTTGATAAGGCGCTGGCGGAAGCCAAACCTTACCAGGCTACCGGTGCGGCTAAAACCGCGACGGAAGGTAAGAAAGAGTCCGCAGGCGCCTATCGTCACCTGCTGACCGGCGTCTCTTACATGCTGCCGATGGTGGTGGCGGGTGGTCTGTGTATCGCGCTGTCGTTCGCGTTTGGTATTACCGCATTTAAAGAAGAAGGTACCCTTGCGGCTGCGCTGATGCAGATCGGCGGTGGTTCAGCCTTCGCGCTGATGGTGCCGGTTCTGGCAGGCTTTATTGCCTTCTCCATCGCTGACCGTCCTGGCCTGACGCCGGGTCTTATCGGCGGTATGCTGGCCGTAAGCACCGGTTCCGGCTTTATCGGCGGCATCATCGCCGGTTTCCTGGCCGGTTACGTCGCGAAGCTGATCAGCTCGAAGCTCAAGCTGCCGCAGAGTATGGAGGCGCTGAAGCCAATCCTGATCATCCCGCTGATTTCCAGCCTGGTGGTCGGCCTGGCGATGATTTACCTGATTGGTAAGCCGGTTTCGGGCATCCTGGCGGGCCTGACCCACTGGCTGCAAACCATGGGTACCGCGAACGCGGTTCTGCTGGGCGCAATCCTCGGCGGCATGATGTGTACCGACATGGGCGGTCCGGTGAACAAAGCGGCATACGCGTTTGGCGTTGGCCTGCTGAGTACCCAGACCTACGCGCCGATGGCGGCCATCATGGCGGCCGGTATGGTGCCACCTCTGGCGCTCGGCCTGGCGACCATTATCGCCCGTCGTAAGTTCGACAAAGCGCAGCAGGAAGGCGGTAAAGCGGCGCTGGTGCTGGGTCTGTGCTTCATCACCGAAGGGGCGATTCCGTTTGCGGCGCGCGATCCGATGCGCGTGCTGCCGTGCTGTATCGTCGGCGGTGCGGTAACGGGGGCCATCTCCATGGCGATTGGCGCGAAGCTGATGGCACCGCACGGCGGTCTGTTCGTCCTGCTGATCCCTGGCGCCATCACCCCGGTACTGGGTTACCTGCTGGCAATCATTGCCGGTACGCTGGTGGCGGGTCTCTCTTACGCGGTGCTGAAACGTCCGGAAGCGGAAGTAGTCGCAAAAGCGGCGTAA
- the fruK gene encoding 1-phosphofructokinase has product MSRRVATITLNPAYDLVGFCPEIERGEVNLVRTTGLHAAGKGINVAKVLKDLGIDVTVGGFLGKDNQDGFQQLFSELGIANRFQVVQGRTRINVKLTEKDGEVTDLNFSGFEVTPSDWERFVNDSLTWLGQFDMVCVSGSLPSGVSPEAFTDWMTRLRSQCPCIIFDSSRDALVAGLKASPWLVKPNRRELEIWAGRKLPELKDVIDAAHALREQGIAHVVISLGAEGALWVNASGEWIAKPPSMEVVSTVGAGDSMVGGLIYGLLMRESSEHTLRLATAVAALAVSQSNVGITDRTQLAAMMARVDLKPFN; this is encoded by the coding sequence ATGAGCAGACGTGTTGCGACTATTACGCTGAACCCGGCTTATGACCTGGTAGGATTTTGCCCGGAAATTGAGCGCGGCGAAGTCAACCTCGTGCGTACCACCGGCCTGCATGCTGCGGGCAAAGGGATCAACGTCGCGAAAGTGCTCAAGGATCTCGGTATCGACGTCACCGTGGGGGGATTCCTCGGTAAAGATAACCAGGATGGTTTCCAGCAGCTGTTCAGCGAGCTGGGTATTGCTAACCGTTTTCAGGTTGTTCAGGGCCGTACCCGCATCAACGTTAAGCTGACGGAGAAAGACGGTGAAGTGACCGACCTGAACTTCTCTGGCTTCGAAGTCACCCCGTCGGACTGGGAGCGTTTTGTGAACGACTCTCTGACCTGGCTGGGCCAGTTTGACATGGTCTGCGTCAGCGGGAGCCTGCCGTCCGGCGTGAGCCCGGAAGCCTTTACCGACTGGATGACGCGCCTGCGCAGCCAGTGCCCGTGCATCATTTTTGACAGCAGCCGCGACGCGCTGGTTGCGGGCCTGAAAGCCTCTCCGTGGCTGGTGAAGCCGAATCGCCGCGAGCTGGAAATCTGGGCGGGCCGTAAGCTGCCAGAATTAAAAGATGTGATTGACGCTGCCCATGCGCTGCGCGAGCAGGGGATCGCTCACGTGGTTATCTCTCTTGGTGCAGAAGGCGCGCTGTGGGTTAACGCGTCTGGCGAATGGATCGCCAAACCGCCGTCAATGGAGGTTGTGAGTACCGTTGGCGCAGGGGATTCCATGGTTGGCGGCCTGATCTACGGCCTGCTGATGCGTGAATCCAGTGAACATACGTTACGTCTTGCCACCGCCGTTGCTGCCCTGGCCGTGAGCCAGAGCAATGTCGGTATTACCGATCGTACCCAGTTAGCCGCGATGATGGCGCGCGTTGACTTAAAACCTTTTAACTAA
- the fruB gene encoding fused PTS fructose transporter subunit IIA/HPr protein encodes MFQLSVQDIHPGAQAGDKEEAIRQVAAALVQAGNVADGYVNGMLAREQQTSTFLGNGIAIPHGTTDTRDQVLKTGVKVYQFPQGVLWGDGQVAYVAIGIAASSDEHLGLLRQLTHVLSDDAVAEQLKSATTAEELRALLMGEKQSEALKLDNETLTLDVVASDLVTLQALNAGRLKEAGAADATFVTRVINDKPLNLGQGIWLNDSAEGNLRSAIAVSRAATAFDVEGERAAMLVTVAINDEQPVSVLKRLGDLLLNNQAEKLLNADASTVLALLTSDDALQEDVQTAEFVVRNEHGLHARPGTMLVNTIKQFESEITVANLDGTGKPANGRSLMKVVALGVKKGHRLRFTAQGADAEQALKAIGDAIAAGLGEGA; translated from the coding sequence ATGTTCCAGTTATCTGTTCAGGATATCCACCCGGGCGCTCAGGCCGGGGATAAAGAAGAGGCTATTCGCCAGGTTGCCGCTGCGCTTGTGCAGGCGGGTAACGTCGCGGACGGCTATGTCAACGGCATGCTGGCCCGCGAGCAGCAAACCTCCACCTTCCTCGGTAATGGGATTGCCATTCCGCACGGCACTACCGACACCCGTGACCAGGTGCTGAAAACCGGCGTGAAGGTTTATCAGTTCCCTCAGGGCGTGCTCTGGGGCGACGGTCAGGTGGCGTATGTGGCAATCGGGATCGCGGCCAGCAGCGACGAACATTTAGGCCTGCTGCGTCAGCTGACGCATGTCCTGAGCGATGACGCGGTGGCGGAACAGCTGAAGTCCGCCACGACTGCTGAAGAGCTGCGCGCCTTACTGATGGGCGAAAAACAGAGCGAAGCGCTGAAGCTGGATAATGAAACGCTGACGCTGGATGTGGTTGCCTCCGATCTGGTGACGCTGCAGGCGCTGAACGCGGGTCGTCTGAAAGAGGCCGGCGCGGCGGATGCCACGTTTGTGACGCGCGTGATTAACGATAAGCCGCTGAATCTCGGTCAGGGTATCTGGCTGAACGACAGTGCTGAAGGCAACCTGCGCAGCGCTATCGCCGTGAGCCGTGCGGCCACTGCGTTTGACGTCGAAGGCGAGCGCGCGGCCATGCTGGTGACCGTAGCGATTAACGATGAACAGCCGGTTTCCGTGCTGAAGCGTCTGGGCGATCTGCTGCTGAACAACCAGGCTGAAAAACTGCTGAACGCCGATGCCTCCACCGTGCTGGCACTGCTGACCAGCGATGATGCGCTGCAGGAAGACGTGCAGACCGCTGAGTTCGTGGTCCGTAACGAACACGGTCTGCATGCCCGTCCGGGCACCATGCTGGTGAATACCATTAAACAGTTCGAGAGTGAGATCACCGTGGCGAATCTTGACGGCACGGGCAAACCGGCCAACGGCCGTAGCCTGATGAAAGTGGTCGCGCTGGGCGTGAAGAAAGGCCACCGTCTGCGCTTCACCGCGCAGGGGGCCGATGCTGAACAGGCGCTGAAAGCGATTGGCGACGCCATCGCGGCAGGTCTGGGGGAGGGCGCATAA